GGCGGCTGGAACTTTGTCGATCGCCGGATCGAGGGCGTGCTGACATCGGTCGGGCACAAGAGCACACGGCCCACCTATGCCGGCCGCGTGGCAGCCGCAAGCCCGGCCACGGGTCTTGCCAAGGTGCATCTGGCCGAGCAGGCGGCGCTGGTGAACGAGGCGCTGGGCGTGAGCGCCTGATCACCACTGATTGCACGTAGAGGATAAGGGGGCGGCATTCTGGCCGCACCCCAGAATAATGATAAGGCCGTCCGGGCGCGCCATCGGGGCGCCAGGACGGCAAGGGATTGGGAAACAAGAGATGTCTGCCGAGATCAAGGTACCGACACTGGGTGAAAGTGTTACCACAGCAACCGTGGCCAAATGGCTGAAGCATCCGGGCGATGCAGTGAACGAAGATGATCCGTTGGTGGAACTGGAAACCGACAAGGTAAGCGTGGAAGTGCCCGCCCCGCAGGCAGGCGTGCTGGGTCCGCTGCTGGTACCCGAAGGCGAGGAAGTGGAAGTAGGCACAGTGCTGTCCACCATCGAGGCGGGCAGTGGCGTGGCCCCCAAGGCCGCTGCCGCCCCGGCCCCGAAGAAGGAAGCCACCCCCACCGGCGTGCAGGCCCAGCCCGTGGCCAGCGGCCCGGTCGCCCGTCCCGCCACCCCCGCATCCGATATCGCGGCACAGGGTGCTGCGGCCGTGGCGTTCCCCGCCGCGCGCAAGATCATGGCCGAGCAGGGTGTGTCCCCCGCGCAGGTCGGCACCGGCACGGGCAAGGATGGCCGCATCACCAAGGGTGACGTGCAGAGCTTCCTCGCCCAGCCGCGCGCGGCCCAGCCCGCCGCAGCCCCCCGGCCGCCGCGCCAGGATGACCCGCGTGAGGAACGCGTGAAGATGACGCGCCTGCGCCGCACCATCGCGCGCCGCCTGAAGGATGCACAGAACACCGCCGCCCTGCTGACCACCTTCAACGAAGTGGACATGTCCGGCGTGATGCAGATGCGCGCCGAATACAAGGACCTGTTCATCAAGAAGCATAACGGCGTGAAACTGGGCTTCATGTCCATCTTCAGCCGCGCGGTGATTGCCGCCCTGCAGGAATTCCCGGCGATCAACGCCGAGATCGACGGCGATGACGTGATCTACCGTGAATTCGTCAACCTCGGCATTGCCGTGGGCGGCCCCAACGGGCTGGTCGTGCCCGTGATCCGCGATGCGGACAAGATGGGCTTCGCCCAGATCGAGAGCGCGATCGCGGGCTTTGGCAAGAAGGCGCGCGAGGGCACGCTGAAGATCGATGAACTGTCCGGTGGCACGTTCTCGATCACCAATGGCGGGATCTATGGCTCGCTCATGTCAACACCCATCATCAACGCGCCGCAGTCGGCCATCCTGGGCATGCACGCCATCCAGGACCGCCCGGTTGCCGTGAACGGGCAGGTGGTGATCCGCCCGATGATGTATATCGCGCTGACCTATGACCACCGTATCGTGGATGGCAAGGAAGCGGTGAGCTTCCTTGTGCGGGTCAAGCAGAACGTGGAAGACCCGCGCCGTCTGCTGCTGCAGGTCTGATGCCTGCCGGGGCCGCGCCCGCGCGTGGCCCCCAAGCGCAACCGCAACGCAAGCAGGACAAGAGATATGACAATCGACATCAAGGTGCCCACGCTGGGCGAGAGTGTGACCACGGCTACGGTCAGCAAATGGCTGAAGCAGCCCGGTGACGCCGTGAATGCGGACGACCCGATCGCCGAACTGGAAACCGACAAGGTCAGCGTGGAAGTACCGGCCCCGCAGGCAGGCGTGCTTGGCGCGCATGCCGTCAAGGAAGGTGACGAGGTCGAGGTCGGCACCGTGCTGACCACGCTTA
This portion of the Komagataeibacter sp. FNDCF1 genome encodes:
- the odhB gene encoding 2-oxoglutarate dehydrogenase complex dihydrolipoyllysine-residue succinyltransferase, producing the protein MSAEIKVPTLGESVTTATVAKWLKHPGDAVNEDDPLVELETDKVSVEVPAPQAGVLGPLLVPEGEEVEVGTVLSTIEAGSGVAPKAAAAPAPKKEATPTGVQAQPVASGPVARPATPASDIAAQGAAAVAFPAARKIMAEQGVSPAQVGTGTGKDGRITKGDVQSFLAQPRAAQPAAAPRPPRQDDPREERVKMTRLRRTIARRLKDAQNTAALLTTFNEVDMSGVMQMRAEYKDLFIKKHNGVKLGFMSIFSRAVIAALQEFPAINAEIDGDDVIYREFVNLGIAVGGPNGLVVPVIRDADKMGFAQIESAIAGFGKKAREGTLKIDELSGGTFSITNGGIYGSLMSTPIINAPQSAILGMHAIQDRPVAVNGQVVIRPMMYIALTYDHRIVDGKEAVSFLVRVKQNVEDPRRLLLQV